From one Neovison vison isolate M4711 chromosome 1, ASM_NN_V1, whole genome shotgun sequence genomic stretch:
- the ZNF608 gene encoding zinc finger protein 608 isoform X3, translating into MQLEGKGQLDPIQTVDPLFTVPAPPPPISSSLTPQILPSYFPPSSPNIAAPVEQLLVRTRSVGVNTCEVGVVTEPECLGPCEPGTSVNLEGIVWHETEEGVLVVNVTWRNKTYVGTLLDCTKHDWAPPRFCESPTSDLEMRGGRGRGKRARSAAAAPGSEASFTESRGLQNKNRGGANGKGRRGSLNASGRRTPPNCAAEDIKASPSSTNKRKNKPPMELDLNSSSEDNKPGKRVRTNSRSTPTTPQGKPETTFLDQGCSSPVLIDCPHPNCNKKYKHINGLRYHQAHAHLDPENKLEFEPDSEDKISDCEEALSHVALECSEPSASLSAYEQVKAPASPGSGHPPGTPKGKRELMSNGPGSVIGSKAGKNSGKKKGLHSELNNLPVISNMTAALDSCSAADGSLAAEMPKLEAEGLIDKKTAGDKEKGKKANNCKMDKNLSKLKTARPIAPAPAPAPAPPQLIAIPTAAFTSTTTGTIPGLPSLTTTVVQATPKSPPLKPIQPKPTIMGEPTTVNPALVSLKDKKKKEKRKLKDKEGKESGSPKLDAKLGKLEDAKGAGKDLSGHFLKDHLSKSEGLANGLSESQESRMASIKAEADKVYTFTDNAPSPSIGSASRMECSTLVNGQAPMAPLHVLTQNGAETSAAKTSSPAYSDISDAADDGGSDSRSEGMRSKASSPSDIISSKEGVVKGHPSATAQSSQMKESHSPYYHGYDPYYSPSYMHPGQVGAPAVGNGGSTQAMKIKKESEEDAEKKDKAEQLDAKKMDHTSAPLQAQHQSVITQRHPALAQSLYYGQYAYGLYMDQKSLMATSPAYRQQYEKYYEDQRLAEQKMAQAGRGDCDRKNELPLKELGKEDSKQKILPSATISKAPSTPEPNKTHSKLGPPVPNKTEETGKSQLLPGHQQHLQADSFKAKQMENHQLIKEAVEMKSVMDSMKQTGVDPTSRFKQDPDSRTWHHYVYQPKYLDQQKSEELDRDKKLKEDSPRKTPTKDGGVPSLPVSLTSIKEEPKEAKRPDSQSLEESKLKSDDGKAPVNWKDSRGARVAVSSPISQHQSYIQYLHAYPYPQMYDPSHPAYRAVSPVLMHSYPGAYLSPGFHYPVYGKMSGREEAEKVNSSPSINTKTSTESKALDLLQQHANQYRSKSPAPVEKATAEREREAERERDRHSPFGQRHLHTHHHTHVGMGYPLIPGQYDPFQGLTSAALVASQQVAAQASASGMFPAQRRE; encoded by the exons GTGTTCTAGTGGTCAATGTCACGTGGAGGAACAAAACTTACGTAGGGACCCTGCTGGACTGCACCAAGCACGACTGGGCCCCTCCCAG GTTCTGTGAGTCCCCGACCAGCGACCTGGAGATGAGAGGGGGCCGGGGCCGAGGGAAGAGAGCCAGGTCTGCCGCAGCGGCTCCGGGCTCGGAGGCCAGCTTCACGGAGTCCAGAGGGTTGCAGAACAAGAACAGAGGGGGGGCCAATGGGAAGGGGAGACGAGGCAGCCTCAATGCCAGCGGGCGAAGGACACCCCCAAATTGCGCCGCAGAGGACATCAAAGCCAGCCCCTCCTCTaccaacaaaaggaaaaacaagcccCCAATGGAGCTGGACCTGAATTCCAGCTCTGAGGACAACAAGCCCGGGAAGCGTGTCCGCACGAATTCCAGAAGCACTCCAACCACTCCTCAAGGGAAACCAGAGACTACTTTTTTGGATCAAGGCTGCTCGTCTCCGGTGTTAATCgactgcccccaccccaactgCAACAAAAAGTACAAGCACATTAACGGCCTGAGGTACCACCAGGCTCACGCACACTTAGACCCGGAGAACAAGCTGGAGTTCGAGCCCGACAGCGAGGACAAGATCTCGGACTGCGAGGAGGCCTTGAGTCACGTGGCGCTCGAGTGCAGTGAGCCCAGCGCCAGCCTCTCGGCTTACGAGCAGGTGAAGGCGCCCGCCTCACCGGGCTCCGGGCACCCCCCTGGCACCcccaagggaaagagagagctgaTGAGCAACGGTCCGGGTTCTGTCATTGGCTCTAAAGCGGGCAAGAACTCTGGCAAAAAGAAGGGCCTTCACAGTGAGCTGAACAACCTCCCGGTGATCTCCAACATGACGGCCGCCCTGGACAGTTGCTCGGCGGCAGACGGCAGCTTGGCCGCGGAGATGCCCAAACTGGAAGCGGAAGGCTTGATCGATAAGAAGACTGCGGGAGACAAGGAAAAGGGCAAGAAAGCCAACAACTGCAAAATGGACAAAAATCTCTCCAAACTTAAAACTGCCCGGCCCATCGCCCCTGCCCctgcgcccgcgcccgcgcccccaCAGCTCATCGCCATACCCACTGCAGCCTTCACGAGCACCACCACGGGGACCATCCCCGGACTGCCCTCCCTCACCACGACTGTCGTGCAGGCCACACCAAAGAGCCCTCCGTTGAAACCCATTCAGCCAAAGCCCACGATTATGGGGGAGCCCACCACCGTGAACCCAGCTCTTGTGTCcctcaaagacaaaaagaagaaggagaagcggaAGCTTAAGGACAAAGAAGGGAAGGAGTCGGGGAGCCCCAAGCTGGATGCCAAGCTGGGCAAACTCGAGGACGCCAAAGGGGCGGGGAAAGATTTATCTGGGCATTTTTTAAAGGACCACCTCAGCAAGAGTGAAGGGCTGGCCAACGGACTGTCGGAGTCTCAGGAGAGCCGGATGGCCAGCATCAAAGCGGAGGCAGATAAGGTGTACACTTTCACGGACAACGCCCCCAGCCCGTCCATAGGCAGTGCCTCGAGGATGGAATGCAGCACTTTGGTGAACGGCCAGGCTCCCATGGCCCCACTTCACGTGCTCACCCAAAACGGCGCAGAGACGTCGGCGGCCAAGACCAGCAGCCCTGCCTATTCGGACATTTCTGATGCTGCGGACGACGGTGGTTCCGACAGCCGGTCGGAGGGCATGCGGTCCAAGGCCAGTTCCCCATCAGACATCATTTCCAGTAAGGAGGGTGTTGTCAAAGGGCATCCTTCGGCTACAGCACAATCATCTCAGATGAAAGAGTCCCATTCTCCCTACTACCATGGCTATGACCCTTACTATTCTCCAAGTTACATGCACCCTGGGCAGGTTGGAGCCCCAGCCGTTGGGAACGGCGGGAGCACGCAGGCCATGAAGATCAAGAAGGAGTCCGAGGAGGACGCAGAAAAGAAGGACAAGGCAGAGCAGCTTGATGCCAAGAAGATGGACCATACCTCAGCTCCCTTACAGGCCCAGCACCAGTCGGTGATCACACAGAGACACCCAGCCCTAGCGCAGTCCCTTTACTATGGCCAGTATGCCTATGGGCTCTATATGGACCAGAAGTCCCTGATGGCCACCAGCCCTGCCTACAGGCAGCAGTACGAGAAGTACTATGAGGACCAGAGGCTGGCAGAGCAGAAAATGGCCCAAGCTGGCCGAGGAGATTGCGACAGGAAAAATGAGCTCCCCTTGAAAGAGCTGGGCAAGGAGGACAGTAAACAGAAAATCCTGCCGTCTGCCACAATCTCAAAAGCTCCCTCTACCCCGGAGCCTAACAAAACCCATTCTAAACTAGGGCCGCCAGTGCCTAATAAAACTGAGGAGACAGGTAAATCACAGCTTCTCCCCGGTCACCAGCAGCACCTTCAGGCCGACAGCTTCAAAGCTAAGCAGATGGAAAACCACCAGCTTATTAAGGAGGCTGTAGAAATGAAATCTGTCATGGACTCTATGAAGCAGACAGGTGTAGACCCAACCTCGAGATTTAAACAA gATCCAGATTCAAGGACATGGCATCATTACGTATACCAGCCCAAATACCTGGATCAGCAAAAGTCAGAAGAGCTTGATAGGGACAAGAAATTGAAAGAGGATAGCCCCAGGAAGACCCCCACCAAGGACGGGGGTGTGCCCAGCCTTCCCGTATCACTAACGAGCATTAAAGAAGAGCCCAAAGAGGCCAAGCGTCCTGATTCTCAGTCCCTGGAGGAGAGCAAGCTGAAAAGTGACGATGGAAAAGCGCCTGTGAACTGGAAGGACTCTCGGGGAGCGAGAGTGGCGGTGTCCTCGCCCATAAGTCAGCATCAGTCGTACATACAGTACTTGCATGCTTATCCTTACCCACAGATGTATGACCCCAGCCACCCTGCATACCGGGCTGTTTCTCCCGTCCTAATGCACAGTTACCCTG GGGCCTATCTCTCTCCGGGATTTCATTATCCCGTTTATGGGAAGATgtcagggagagaagaggcagagaaagttaACAGCAGCCCTAGCATCAACACGAAAACATCGACGGAATCGAAAGCCCTGGACTTGCTCCAGCAGCACGCCAACCAGTACCGCAGCAAGTCTCCCGCT CCCGTGGAAAAGGCGACCGCAGAGCGGGAgcgggaggcagagagggagagggaccgcCACTCCCCCTTCGGCCAGCGGCACTTGCACACGCACCACCACACCCACGTTGGCATGGGTTACCCACTAATTCCCGGTCAATATGACCCTTTCCAAG GCTTGACCTCTGCTGCCCTCGTTGCCTCTCAGCAGGTGGCCGCCCAGGCATCTGCATCAGGAATGTTTCCTGCACAAAGAAG aGAATAA